In one window of Solanum pennellii chromosome 2, SPENNV200 DNA:
- the LOC107011213 gene encoding glyceraldehyde-3-phosphate dehydrogenase A, chloroplastic-like gives MASAALSVANSSVHVSKNKGSFLEFTGLRTSSAVPFGVGWKTNVDLLSLVAYQTSVIGGAGKNNNNNSRVVEAKLKVAINGFGRIGRNFLRCWHGRKDSPLDVIAINDSGGVKQASHLLKYDSTLGIFDADVKPVGTDGISVDGKIIKVVSDRNPINLPWKDLGVDLVIEGTGVFVDREGAGKHIQAGAKKVLITAPGKGDIPTYVVGVNADLYSPDEPIISNASCTTNCLAPFVKVLDKKFGIIKGTMTTTHSYTGDQRLLDASHRDLRRARAAALNIVPTSTGAAKAVALVLPSLKGKLNGIALRVPTPNVSVVDLVVQVSKKTFAEEVNAAFRESADNELAGILSVCDEPLVSVDFRCSDVSSTVDASLTMVMGDDMVKVIAWYDNEWGYSQRVVDLANIVANQWI, from the exons ATGGCTTCGGCTGCTCTATCAGTAGCCAATTCTTCTGTCCACGTCAGCAAGAATAAAGGATCATTCTTAGAGTTCACTGGCCTTCGAACCTCATCTGCCGTTCCATTCGGAGTGGGATGGAAAACTAACGTTGACTTGCTATCTCTTGTTGCTTACCAAACCTCTGTT ATTGGTGGAGCTggaaagaataataataataatagtagagTAGTGGAGGCAAAATTGAAGGTAGCCATCAATGGATTTGGAAGAATTGGAAGGAATTTCTTGAGGTGTTGGCATGGTAGAAAGGACTCTCCACTTGATGTCATTGCCATCAATGACTCTGGCGGTGTCAAGCAAGCCTCTCACCTCCTCAAGTATGACTCTACCCTCGGCATCTTCGATGCTGATGTTAAGCCTGTTGGTACTGATGGTATCTCTGTTGATGGAAAGATCATCAAAGTCGTTTCCGATCGTAACCCCATCAATCTCCCCTGGAA GGATCTTGGTGTTGACTTGGTCATTGAAGGTACCGGAGTTTTTGTCGATCGAGAGGGTGCTGGCAAGCATATCCAAGCTGGAGCTAAGAAAGTCCTTATCACTGCCCCCGGAAAGGGTGATATTCCTACCTATGTCGTTGGTGTCAATGCAGACCTTTACAGCCCTGATGAGCCCATCATCAGCAATGCTTCTTGCACCACAAACTGTCTTGCTCCTTTTGTCAAAGTCCTTGATAAAAAATTCG GCATAATCAAAGGGACCATGACAACTACACACTCCTACACTGGTGACCAAAGGCTGCTTGATGCAAGCCACAGGGACCTTAGACGTGCAAGAGCTGCAGCTCTCAACATTGTGCCAACTTCAACGGGTGCAGCTAAAGCTGTGGCGCTTGTCCTTCCCAGCCTCAAGGGTAAACTCAACGGCATTGCCCTGCGTGTCCCCACTCCCAATGTATCGGTCGTGGACCTTGTCGTTCAAGTATCAAAGAAGACATTTGCAGAGGAAGTGAATGCTGCATTCAGGGAGTCCGCTGACAACGAGCTTGCTGGCATTCTCTCCGTCTGTGATGAGCCACTTGTTTCAGTCGACTTCAGGTGCTCTGATGTTTCATCAACTGTGGATGCTTCACTTACCATGGTCATGGGAGATGACATGGTTAAGGTTATTGCTTGGTATGACAATGAATGGGGCTATTCACAGAGGGTCGTTGATCTCGCTAACATTGTTGCCAACCAATGGATATGA